Part of the Listeria innocua genome is shown below.
CCTGTATAATAAATATCAAACAATAACCCTAATATAAAAGCATATACTAAAGTAGTATTACGTTTATAAAAGCAAGTCATTATTGTTAGCATTACAAGTAAAAAGTGTGGAATAAACAGATGCTTATCATTGAAAAGACCATTACCAAACTGGAGGCTAATGACACCTTCTAAAATAAATGTTCCGACCATAATTGCAGGAAGCGCAATATTTTTCTTTACATTCATGGTTACCTGCCTCCAGTCGTGTCCGAACTGGATGTATCATCTGCCGTTGTTCCTGCTTCAGCTGAACGCTTTAGAACAGTAACATGATTTAGATCATACATATCAGCACCCGGCTTAATAAACGCAGTCTGAGATAATCCCATTTTATCAGTTTCTACTTTTTCAATAGTACCGATAAAAATACCTGCCGGGAATTTCCCTCCGAGTCCAGAAGTAACAACTTTTTGTCCTTTTTTAAACTTCATATCATAAGGTAATTGTTTTAATTCAAGCAACTTCGTATCACTGTCATATCCATTAATAATTCCAAATGCATTTTCGTCTCCCTGTACTTTAGCAGAAACACGATTTTTAACATCCGATGAAGTTAACAATTCAACCGTAGCAGATTTTGCACCTGTTGTTGTCACCCTACCAATAAGACCACTCGGCGTAGTTACTGCCATATCTGGTTTTACTCCATCGCTTGAGCCTTTGTCAATCTCAACTTGATCATTCCAATTAGTAGGATTTCTAGAAATAACAGAGGCGTTCAGTGGATCATAGTCCCGGATACTATCAGTAATATCTAGACTTTCTTTTAAATCTTTATTTTCTTTTTTTAAGTCTGCAACTTCACTTTCAAGTTGTGCCAATTCTTCTAAACGTTCTTTCAGATGTTGATTTTCAGTATATGTGTTTTTTAAGTCTGCAACTCCACCAAACACACCTGAGACAAATGAAGTAGGCTTAGCTACAATATTCTCGCCAAATCCAACAACATCTTTCACAAATTGTTCTGGCCACGAAGCATTTTCACGATCGCGTAAAGAAAAACCAACTAACGCGACAAGAACAATAATGGATATTAACAAGATAATCAAACGTTTATTAAGAAAAAATTGTGGCATAACGACACCTCATCTCGTTAGTACTCTTTTTTCATTTTTTTGCAGCGAATTCATCTTGTTATATGACATAAATGAGTGTGTCCATTTAGTTCATTTTTTTGCGTTTATACATGTCCATGTTTTCTAGCGCTTTACCAGTACCAATGGCAACACAATCAAGTGGTTCTTCAGCAATAATTACAGGCATTTTTGTTTCTTCAGAAATAACTGTATCTAAGTTACGAAGAAGCGCACCCCCACCTGTTAATACAATTCCTTTATCCATAATATCAGCAGATAATTCTGGTGGCGTATTTTCAAGTGTTCCTTTTACAGCATCAATAATTGCTGCAACGGTATCAGAAAGTGCTTCACTGATTTCTTCCGGAGTAACTTCAATTGTTTTTGGAAGACCAGTTACTAAATCACGACCACGAATACTAAATGGAGATAAGTCCAATCCTTTTGGACTAGCTGAACCGATTTCCATTTTAATTGCTTCTGCAGTACGATCACCGATTAATAAATTATACTTTTTGCGGATATAATTAATAATAACTTCATCCAAATCGTCGCCAGCAGTTCTTACAGAGCGGCTTGTTACGATACCACCTAAAGAAATTACAGCAACTTCTGTTGTACCACCACCAATATCAACTACCATGCTACCAGTTGGTTCCCCTACAGGAAGACCAGCACCAATAGCTGCAGCGAAAGGTTCTTCAATAGTGAAGGCATCTTTAGCCCCTGCTTGACGAGTTGCATCAATCACAGCGCGTTTTTCAACACCAGTAATGCCTGATGGTACACATATCATTACACGTGGTTTGCTAGCATTAACGCTTTTACCAGCTTTTTGTATGTAATATTTCATCATTGCTGCTGTTGTATCATAATCAGCAATAACGCCATCTTTCATTGGTCGAATAGCAACAATATTTCCTGGTGTTCTACCAATCATATTTTTTGCATCGCTACCAACTGCAACTATTTCTTGTGTGTCTTTTTTCATTGCCACAACGGAAGGCTCACGAAGGACAATACCTTTTCCCTTCATATAGACAAGTGTGTTCGCTGTTCCTAAGTCAATTCCAATATCTTTATTACCAAATCCAAACATCTGTATTCTCCTTTTCCTTCGTAATATTCTACAGGATACATTAAGTTTCCTTATTCGTCCATTAAATTAATGTTACCTTATCCCTTTATGTCAATGTTTCTGTATAGACACATAAACAACCATCTTATTATAACATAAGTAAGAGTATCAGACATTAATTTTTCATGAGAAGGAAAAAATTTTAACTTTTCTTTAAAAATATGTTTTTTGCATTTTTAATTTTATCGAAATTAAACTTTTTAAAGTAATTATTTTTATTTTGAAAATTCCATAATACAAAGAAAAACTGGAATAATAAACATCCCCACAACTATAGAAAAAACAATAATATTATCTTTATATACTTTCCATCGTTTTAGCATAATAAGTCACCTTCTGCTTTTTAATTGATACTCACTTTAACACAAGGAAATAAATGCTGTCTGTAGATAATTTGTGAACACTTTTTTAGTTTAAAAGTAGCCTTTTTCTTTTAAACTAATGTATTTGTTTTTCCCAATAATAATGTGGTCTAAAAGCGTTATTCCAACAATATTTCCAGCCTCCGCTAAACGTTTAGTCACAAGTAAATCTTCACTTGAAGGCGCGGGATCACCAGACGGATGGTTATGAAAACACATTATAGAAGCTGATGATTTTCTTAATGCCAGTCTAAAAACTTCTCTAGGATGAACAATGGAAGCATTCAAACCACCGACAAAGATTGTTTGCCTATAAATCACTTGATTCTTGGTGTTTAAAAAAATACAGTGGAAATGTTCTTGAAAAAGGAAAGCTAACTCAGGCATTACTAGTTTCACTGCATCTTCCGGACATCTAATGACAATTTCTTTTTGTTCCGTAACTAAACTGATGCGTTTCCCAAGTTCGACTGCTGCCATAATTTTTGAGGCTTTAGCAATTCCAATTCCATTCACTAATTGAAATTCTTCAATAGACGCGTACTGCATTTCAGCTATATGTTTAAATTTCATCATAATTCGATTAGCAATTGTTAAAACTGATTCCGTTTTCGTTCCAGTTTCAATAATTAATGCCACTAACTCCGAAGTCGAAAGCGCCTCTATCCCATAATTTTGTAATTTTTCTCGTGGCTTCTCATTTTCCGAGATTTCATTTACTAGCATAAATCCCAACCCTCATTTCATTAAAATACTAACTATGATAAATGATATAAAAATGTAAGGTACAAAAGGCACTTGTTTATTTTTCTCCACTTTTTTTAAAACTAAAGCACTTAAAAGGATGATTGCACCTAGAACAATGGAGAGAAAAAAGATAATATATCCCATTTCAAAACCTAAAAAAGAACTTAAAATAATAAGTATTTTAATGTCGCCTAATCCAATGCCTTTTCGAAATAAAATAAAAAATAGTAAGTAGAAACAATTACTTATAAGACTAGAGTAGATTAAAGATACAGCTGGTTGTTGAAAGGAAATATAACATGTCAACAATACTAAAAAGAATAGAATCATTACAGAATTAGGAACATGCAAATATAAAATATCTGTCACGAAGAAAAAGGCGAGAAAATAATAAATAATACAGCCTATAACAAAACGATAAGAAAAAGAAAATTGATAATGCAGAAGAAGGATGTAAATTGGTGTCGTTAATTCTAATAAAAAGTAGTTAAGCGGAATAGGAGTTTGACAGCATTTAGATTTCCCTTTTAAAAATAGGAATGAATAAATTGGTATCATTTGAGAGAACGATAACGTTTTTTGACAATGATTACATTCTGAAAAACGAAATAGAAATGATTTTTTTATTGGAAAGCATTCCCCTGCGACTTGAATAAAAGAAATAAAAATAGAACTATAGATTATTAGTAAAAAGTAAACCATCCGCCACCTCCTAGTTGTTACAAACAGAATAGCAAAGAAGATTTATTTTTGCACATTGATAAAATGATGTTTTCACTGGGTAGACTAACTAAAAAACACCTATTTTCTCTTAGTAGAAAATAGGTGTTTTTATTTACTTTTAGCATACGAAAATACTATTTTAGTAGTTTGCGCTTTTTTATTTTTCTAAGTATACTCACTTTATTCAAAAATTTAGTTGTGCGATGTAAGCAAATATTTACGGACTTCAGAAATGAAATAAAGCGAGCCTGTAACGAAAAACTTA
Proteins encoded:
- the radC gene encoding RadC family protein, with the translated sequence MLVNEISENEKPREKLQNYGIEALSTSELVALIIETGTKTESVLTIANRIMMKFKHIAEMQYASIEEFQLVNGIGIAKASKIMAAVELGKRISLVTEQKEIVIRCPEDAVKLVMPELAFLFQEHFHCIFLNTKNQVIYRQTIFVGGLNASIVHPREVFRLALRKSSASIMCFHNHPSGDPAPSSEDLLVTKRLAEAGNIVGITLLDHIIIGKNKYISLKEKGYF
- a CDS encoding prepilin peptidase, with translation MVYFLLIIYSSIFISFIQVAGECFPIKKSFLFRFSECNHCQKTLSFSQMIPIYSFLFLKGKSKCCQTPIPLNYFLLELTTPIYILLLHYQFSFSYRFVIGCIIYYFLAFFFVTDILYLHVPNSVMILFFLVLLTCYISFQQPAVSLIYSSLISNCFYLLFFILFRKGIGLGDIKILIILSSFLGFEMGYIIFFLSIVLGAIILLSALVLKKVEKNKQVPFVPYIFISFIIVSILMK
- the mreC gene encoding rod shape-determining protein MreC, whose protein sequence is MPQFFLNKRLIILLISIIVLVALVGFSLRDRENASWPEQFVKDVVGFGENIVAKPTSFVSGVFGGVADLKNTYTENQHLKERLEELAQLESEVADLKKENKDLKESLDITDSIRDYDPLNASVISRNPTNWNDQVEIDKGSSDGVKPDMAVTTPSGLIGRVTTTGAKSATVELLTSSDVKNRVSAKVQGDENAFGIINGYDSDTKLLELKQLPYDMKFKKGQKVVTSGLGGKFPAGIFIGTIEKVETDKMGLSQTAFIKPGADMYDLNHVTVLKRSAEAGTTADDTSSSDTTGGR
- a CDS encoding rod shape-determining protein → MFGFGNKDIGIDLGTANTLVYMKGKGIVLREPSVVAMKKDTQEIVAVGSDAKNMIGRTPGNIVAIRPMKDGVIADYDTTAAMMKYYIQKAGKSVNASKPRVMICVPSGITGVEKRAVIDATRQAGAKDAFTIEEPFAAAIGAGLPVGEPTGSMVVDIGGGTTEVAVISLGGIVTSRSVRTAGDDLDEVIINYIRKKYNLLIGDRTAEAIKMEIGSASPKGLDLSPFSIRGRDLVTGLPKTIEVTPEEISEALSDTVAAIIDAVKGTLENTPPELSADIMDKGIVLTGGGALLRNLDTVISEETKMPVIIAEEPLDCVAIGTGKALENMDMYKRKKMN